Proteins co-encoded in one Chroicocephalus ridibundus chromosome 6, bChrRid1.1, whole genome shotgun sequence genomic window:
- the EIF4G1 gene encoding eukaryotic translation initiation factor 4 gamma 1 isoform X4, with translation MNKAPQPTGGAPTAPHPAPSPGLPQPTFPPGQTAPVVFNPAPTSQMNTPSQPRQFPAGPRAIHQQGGFRSLQHFYQNRAQPPANASRVQSNTTARPGPPAHVYPAASQVMMIPSQISYTPSQGAYYIPGQGRSTYVVPTQQYPVQPSAPGFYPGASPTEFGTYAGAYYPAQGVQQFPAGVPTAQVIVSQQPPIPPKRERKTIRIRDPNQGGKDITEEIMSGARTSSTPTPPQAGSGLEPQANGETPHVAVIVRPDDRPKPALVVSKPVSLEPSKSASPSPPPPLIPEVEPVVLSAMTLVPMEPPVDADTKAELGEAPPDPHKTFSAITTVPGPVEPLVPAPDMDTVAAEEEVAIPLAEPTPQAPVPPEVPPVPVVPLMPAVPPVPAAPSPPPVVQQAPEAPAKPASPSPPPPREEPCPEPTAEPATEANGVLEEVSEPVPEVPVCQPVSVPAPVPVPAPALDSPIAQPEELPLPNGVEGTGKAEPSEEQPESDVSPISEPEEPAQPGTPASPPAEEEEEESEGPGEAQERSSSPTPAPSQTSEATAQVAMSVPKKKRKMKELNKKEAVGDLLDAFKESQISDSASEVENKPPASTPAREAEDVAPARPQEESEETWEEKEDKLAPEKGKAADQKYRYKEEQWKPLNPEEKKRYDREFLLGFQFIFASMQKPEGLPQITDVVLDKPCVPSQANKTPLRALDPIRLSGMNCSPDFTPSFANLGRPVMGNRGLPSGLGPRRSQQSQRKEPRKIIATVSLNEDVKLNKAEKAWKPSSKRASEEEDPENIKTQELLRRVRSILNKLTPQMFQQLMKQVMELSIDTEERLKGVIDLVFEKAISEPNFSVAYANMCRCLMGLKVPTTDKPTVTVNFRKLLLNRCQKEFEKDKDDDEIFEKRQKEMDDASAPEEKARMKDELEEARDKARRRSLGNIKFIGELFKLKMLTEAIMHDCVVKLLKNHDEESLECLCRLLTTIGKDLDFEKAKPRMDQYFNQMEKIIKEKKTSSRIRFMLQDVIDLRRNSWVPRRGDQGPKTIDQIHKEAEMEEHREHIKVQQLMSKDKRRGPPGPSSSGGRGSLVADDGWNTVPISKGNRPIDTSRLTKITKPGSIDSNNQLFAPGGRLSWGKGSSGGSGAKPADSASDSGRPATSTLNRFSALQQSTPAEGSESRRVVQRSSSSRDRLEKAGDRGDRESRSEKGSDRLERPDRGERADRNRSALTKRSFSKETEDRSREREKQGGPEAVRKAASMTEERDRSRETVKQEPAPPAASPKPALSEEELEKKSKAIIEEYLHINDMKEALQCVQELGSPSSLYIFVQNGIESTLERSTISREHMGVLLCQLVKAGTLSKEQYYKGLREILEVAEDMEIDIPHIWLYLAELITPMLQEEGIPMEELFREITKPLVPIGKATTLLVEVLGLLCKGMSQKTAGKLWRDGGLSWKEFLPEDQDVNKFVTEQKLEYTMGDSSDTPSRKELTSEELCKQIDKLLKENPNNQRIYDWIEANLSEQQVSSNTFIRALMTSVCHSAIVFENPYRVDALVIRNQAKLLQKYLRDEQKELQALYALQALVVKLDQPPNLLRMFFDALYDEDVIKEEAFYKWESSKDPAEQQGKGVALKSVTAFFTWLREAEDESDNN, from the exons ATGAACAAAGCTCCACAGCCCACAGGAGGAGCCCCGACAGCCCCGCACCCTGCCCCTTCTCCCGGACTGCCGCAG ccgaCGTTCCCACCCGGTCAGACGGCACCTGTGGTTTTTAACCCGGCACCGACCTCACAAATGAATACGCCTTCTCAGCCGCGCCAG tTTCCAGCAGGGCCTCGGGCTATTCACCAGCAG GGAGGATTCAGGTCTCTTCAG CATTTCTACCAGAACAGGGCGCAGCCTCCCGCCAACGCGTCCCGCGTGCAGAGTAACACGacggcccggcctggccccccTGCCCATGTGTATCCTGCCGCTTCCCAGGTGATGATGATACCCTCCCAGATATCCTACACACCTTCCCAAGGAGCATATTACATTCCCGGACAG GGTCGCTCCACGTACGTCGTCCCGACCCAACAGTACCCGGTCCAGCCCAGTGCCCCTGGTTTTTACCCTGGAGCCAGCCCCACAGAGTTCGGGACTTACG cgGGTGCTTATTACCCGGCGCAGGGGGTGCAGCAGTTCCCGGCGGGGGTCCCCACCGCCCAGGTCATTGTGAGCCAGCAGCCGCCGATCCCCCCAAAACGAGAGCGCAAGACG ATCCGGATACGAGACCCCAACCAAGGTGGCAAAGACATCACTGAAGAAATCATGTCCGGAGCAAGGACCTcatccacccccacccctccgcAG GCTGGAAGCGGTTTGGAGCCCCAGGCCAATGGAGAGACCCCCCATGTAGCAGTTATTGTCCGGCCAG ATGATCGCCCAAAGCCCGCGCTGGTGGTGAGCAAGCCCGTCTCCCTGGAGCCCAGCAAGTCTGCGTCCCCgtcgcctccccctcccctcatcCCCGAGGTGGAGCCCGTGGTGCTCTCGGCCATGACGCTGGTGCCAATGGAGCCCCCCGTGGACGCGGACACTAAAGCGGAGCTGGGCGAGGCGCCGCCCGACCCACACAAGACGTTTAGCGCCATCACTACAGTGCCAGGGCCTGTGGAGCCCCTTGTGCCCGCGCCCGACATGGACACAGTGGCCGCGGAAGAGGAGGTTGCCATTCCCCTCGCGGAGCCCACCCCGCAGGCGCCTGTGCCCCCCGAGGTACCGCCGGTGCCCGTTGTTCCCCTGATGCCAGCCGTGCCCCCGGTGCCGGCCGCGCCGTCGCCGCCGCCCGTCGTACAGCAGGCCCCCGAAGCGCCCGCCAAacccgcctcccccagccccccgccaccccgggaAGAGCCCTGCCCCGAGCCCACGGCTGAGCCCGCCACTGAGGCCAACGGTGTCCTAGAGGAGGTGTCCGAGCCGGTCCCTGAGGTGCCTGTGTGCCAGCCGGTGTCGGTGCCTGCGCCAGTGCCCGTGCCCGCGCCCGCCCTGGACTCCCCCATCGCCCAGCCTGAAGAGCTGCCCCTGCCCAACGGGGTGGAAGGCACTGGCAAAGCGGAGCCGAGCGAGGAGCAGCCCGAGTCGGACGTCAGCCCCATCTCGGAGCCTGaggagccagcccagcctggcacccctgcctcccccccggcggaggaggaggaggaggagagcgaagGCCCCGGCGAGGCCCAGGAGCGGAGCTCAAGCCCGACCCCTGCCCCTTCGCAGACCTCGGAGGCGACCGCGCAAG tcGCCATGTCGGTGCCAAAGAAGAAGCGAAAGATGAAGGAGCTGAACAAGAAGGAGGCAGTAGGCGATTTGCTGGATGCCTTTAAAGAG TCTCAGATCAGTGACAGTGCCTCGGAGGTGGAGAACAAGCCCCCTGCGTCCACCCCTGCCCGCGAAGCGGAGGATGTGGCCCCCGCCCGTCCACAGGAAGAGTCGGAGGAGAcgtgggaggagaaggaggacaaGCTGGCCCCGGAGAAGGGCAAGGCTGCCGACCAGAAGTACCGCTACAAGGAAG AGCAATGGAAACCACTGAACCCCGAGGAGAAGAAGCGATACGACAGGGAGTTCCTGCTGGGCTTCCAGTTCATCTTTGCCAGCATGCAGAAACCCGAGGGGCTGCCCCAGATCACGGATGTGGTGCTGGACAAG CCGTGTGTACCTTCGCAGGCCAACAAGACCCCGCTGCGGGCGCTCGACCCCATCCGCCTCAGCGGCATGAACTGCAGCCCTGACTTCACCCCCTCCTTCGCCAATCTTGGCCGGCCCGTCATGGGCAACCGGGGCCTG CCCTCAGGGTTGGGTCCCCGCCGCTCCCAGCAGAGCCAGAGGAAGGAGCCACGAAAAATCATTGCCACTGTGTCCCTCAATGAGGATGTCAAGCTGAACAAGGCCGAGAAGGCCTGGAAACCCAGCAGCAAGCGTGCCTCTGAGGAGGAGGATCCTGAGAACATCAAGACGCAG GAACTGCTCCGCCGTGTCCGCAGCATCCTCAACAAGCTGACGCCCCAGATGTTCCAGCAGCTGATGAAGCAAGTGATGGAGTTATCCATCGACACGGAGGAGCGGCTCAAGGGTGTCATTGACCTCGTCTTCGAGAAGGCCATCTCGGAGCCAAACTTCTCTGTTGCCTATGCTAACATGTGCCGTTGCCTTATGGGG CTCAAAGTGCCCACAACAGACAAGCCCACGGTGACTGTGAACTTCCGCAAGCTGCTGCTCAACCGCTGCCAGAAGGAGTTTGAGAAGGACAAGGACGATGACGAGATCTTTGAGAAGCGGCAGAAGGAGATGGACGATGCCAGTGCT CCCGAGGAGAAGGCGCGCATGAAGGACGAGCTGGAGGAGGCGCGGGACAAGGCCCGCCGGCGATCCCTAGGCAACATCAAGTTCATTGGAGAGCTCTTCAAACTGAAGATGTTGACGGAGGCCATCATGCACGACTGCGTGGTGAAGCTGCTCAAAAACCACGATGAGGAGTCTCTTGAGTGCCTTTGCCGCCTGCTTACCACCATTGGCAAGGACTTGGACTTTGAGAAGGCCAAG CCCAGGATGGACCAGTACTTTAATCAGATGGAGAAGATCATCAAAGAGAAGAAGACATCATCCCGAATCCGTTTCATGCTTCAGGATGTGATTGATCTCAGACGG AATAGCTGGGTGCCGCGGCGAGGAGACCAAGGCCCCAAAACCATCGACCAGATCCACAAGGAAGCAGAGATGGAGGAGCATCGGGAACATATCAAAGTGCAGCAGCTCATGTCGAAGGACAAGAGGAGAGGACCCCCTGGGCCATCCTCCAGCG GTGGGCGTGGAAGCCTGGTGGCAGACGATGGCTGGAACACAGTGCCCATCAGCAAGGGCAACCGACCCATTGACACCAGCCGGCTAACGAAGATCACCAAG CCTGGATCCATCGACTCCAACAACCAGCTCTTTGCGCCAGGCGGGCGGCTGAGCTGGGGCAAAGGCAGCAGCGGAGGGTCTGGTGCGAAGCCTGCAGATTCAG CATCTGATTCAGGGCGACCAGCCACGAGCACCTTGAACCGCTTCTCAGCGCTCCAGCAGTCGACCCCTGCCGAGGGCTCAGAGTCCCGGCGCGTGGTGCAGAG gagcagctccagccgcGACAGGTTAGAGAAGGCTGGGGATAGAGGGGACCGGGAGTCGCGTTCGGAGAAGGGCAGCGACCGCCTGGAGCGTCCCGaccggggggagcgggcagacaGGAACAGGTCTGCCCTCACCAAGAGGAGCTTCAGCAAAGAGACGGAGGACAGGAGCCGAGAACGGGAGAAGCAGGGCGGCCCCGAGGCCGTGCGCAAGGCTGCTAGCATGACGGAGGAACGGGACAGGAGCCGGGAGACCG TTAAGCAAGagccagcacctcctgcagcatcccccaaGCCCGCGCTGTcagaagaggagctggagaagaaatcCAAGGCGATCATAGAGGAATACTTGCACATCAATGACATGAag GAGGCCCTGCAGTGCGtgcaggagctgggcagccccTCCTCGCTCTACATCTTCGTGCAGAATGGCATCGAGTCCACGCTGGAGAGGAGCACCATCTCCCGCGAGCACATGGGTGTCCTGCTGTGCCAGCTGGTGAAGGCGGGCACGCTCTCCAAGGAGCAGTACTACAAAGG gctgCGGGAGATCCTGGAGGTCGCAGAAGACATGGAGATCGACATCCCGCACATCTGGCTGTACCTGGCCGAGCTCATCACCCCCATGCTGCAAGAGGAAGGCATCCCCATGGAGGAGCTGTTCAG GGAGATAACGAAGCCCCTGGTGCCCATTGGGAAGGCCACTACGCTGCTGGTCGAGGTGCTGGGCTTGTTGTGCAAGGGCATG agccagaaGACCGCGGGCAAGCTGTGGCGGGACGGAGGCCTGAGCTGGAAGGAATTCCTGCCCGAGGACCAGGATGTCAATAAATTTGTCACAGAGCAG aAATTGGAGTACACGATGGGGGACAGCTCGGACACGCCGAGCCGCAAGGAGCTGACCTCGGAGGAACTGTGCAAGCAAATAGACAAACTGCTGAAGGAGAACCCCAACAACCAAAGAATATACGACTGGATCGAG gctAACCTGAGCGAGCAGCAGGTCTCATCCAACACGTTTATCAGGGCCCTGATGACGTCCGTGTGCCACTCAGCCATCGTTT TTGAGAACCCCTACCGCGTGGACGCCCTGGTCATCCGCAACCAAGCCAAGCTGCTCCAGAAGTACCTGCGGGACGAGCAGAAGGAGCTCCAGGCGCTCTACGCCCTGCAAGCCTTGGTGGTGAAGTTGGACCAGCCTCCCA ACCTGCTGCGGATGTTCTTTGACGCCCTTTACGACGAGGACGTCATCAAGGAGGAGGCTTTCTACAAGTGGGAGTCCAGCAAGGACCCGGCGGAGCAGCAGGGCAAAGGGGTGGCTCTCAAATCGGTGACGGCCTTTTTCACCTGGCTCCGGGAAGCCGAGGATGAGTCGGACAACAACTGA
- the EIF4G1 gene encoding eukaryotic translation initiation factor 4 gamma 1 isoform X6, producing MNKAPQPTGGAPTAPHPAPSPGLPQHFYQNRAQPPANASRVQSNTTARPGPPAHVYPAASQVMMIPSQISYTPSQGAYYIPGQGRSTYVVPTQQYPVQPSAPGFYPGASPTEFGTYAGAYYPAQGVQQFPAGVPTAQVIVSQQPPIPPKRERKTIRIRDPNQGGKDITEEIMSGARTSSTPTPPQAGSGLEPQANGETPHVAVIVRPDDRPKPALVVSKPVSLEPSKSASPSPPPPLIPEVEPVVLSAMTLVPMEPPVDADTKAELGEAPPDPHKTFSAITTVPGPVEPLVPAPDMDTVAAEEEVAIPLAEPTPQAPVPPEVPPVPVVPLMPAVPPVPAAPSPPPVVQQAPEAPAKPASPSPPPPREEPCPEPTAEPATEANGVLEEVSEPVPEVPVCQPVSVPAPVPVPAPALDSPIAQPEELPLPNGVEGTGKAEPSEEQPESDVSPISEPEEPAQPGTPASPPAEEEEEESEGPGEAQERSSSPTPAPSQTSEATAQVAMSVPKKKRKMKELNKKEAVGDLLDAFKESQISDSASEVENKPPASTPAREAEDVAPARPQEESEETWEEKEDKLAPEKGKAADQKYRYKEEQWKPLNPEEKKRYDREFLLGFQFIFASMQKPEGLPQITDVVLDKPCVPSQANKTPLRALDPIRLSGMNCSPDFTPSFANLGRPVMGNRGLPSGLGPRRSQQSQRKEPRKIIATVSLNEDVKLNKAEKAWKPSSKRASEEEDPENIKTQELLRRVRSILNKLTPQMFQQLMKQVMELSIDTEERLKGVIDLVFEKAISEPNFSVAYANMCRCLMGLKVPTTDKPTVTVNFRKLLLNRCQKEFEKDKDDDEIFEKRQKEMDDASAPEEKARMKDELEEARDKARRRSLGNIKFIGELFKLKMLTEAIMHDCVVKLLKNHDEESLECLCRLLTTIGKDLDFEKAKPRMDQYFNQMEKIIKEKKTSSRIRFMLQDVIDLRRNSWVPRRGDQGPKTIDQIHKEAEMEEHREHIKVQQLMSKDKRRGPPGPSSSGGRGSLVADDGWNTVPISKGNRPIDTSRLTKITKPGSIDSNNQLFAPGGRLSWGKGSSGGSGAKPADSASDSGRPATSTLNRFSALQQSTPAEGSESRRVVQRSSSSRDRLEKAGDRGDRESRSEKGSDRLERPDRGERADRNRSALTKRSFSKETEDRSREREKQGGPEAVRKAASMTEERDRSRETVKQEPAPPAASPKPALSEEELEKKSKAIIEEYLHINDMKEALQCVQELGSPSSLYIFVQNGIESTLERSTISREHMGVLLCQLVKAGTLSKEQYYKGLREILEVAEDMEIDIPHIWLYLAELITPMLQEEGIPMEELFREITKPLVPIGKATTLLVEVLGLLCKGMSQKTAGKLWRDGGLSWKEFLPEDQDVNKFVTEQKLEYTMGDSSDTPSRKELTSEELCKQIDKLLKENPNNQRIYDWIEANLSEQQVSSNTFIRALMTSVCHSAIVFENPYRVDALVIRNQAKLLQKYLRDEQKELQALYALQALVVKLDQPPNLLRMFFDALYDEDVIKEEAFYKWESSKDPAEQQGKGVALKSVTAFFTWLREAEDESDNN from the exons ATGAACAAAGCTCCACAGCCCACAGGAGGAGCCCCGACAGCCCCGCACCCTGCCCCTTCTCCCGGACTGCCGCAG CATTTCTACCAGAACAGGGCGCAGCCTCCCGCCAACGCGTCCCGCGTGCAGAGTAACACGacggcccggcctggccccccTGCCCATGTGTATCCTGCCGCTTCCCAGGTGATGATGATACCCTCCCAGATATCCTACACACCTTCCCAAGGAGCATATTACATTCCCGGACAG GGTCGCTCCACGTACGTCGTCCCGACCCAACAGTACCCGGTCCAGCCCAGTGCCCCTGGTTTTTACCCTGGAGCCAGCCCCACAGAGTTCGGGACTTACG cgGGTGCTTATTACCCGGCGCAGGGGGTGCAGCAGTTCCCGGCGGGGGTCCCCACCGCCCAGGTCATTGTGAGCCAGCAGCCGCCGATCCCCCCAAAACGAGAGCGCAAGACG ATCCGGATACGAGACCCCAACCAAGGTGGCAAAGACATCACTGAAGAAATCATGTCCGGAGCAAGGACCTcatccacccccacccctccgcAG GCTGGAAGCGGTTTGGAGCCCCAGGCCAATGGAGAGACCCCCCATGTAGCAGTTATTGTCCGGCCAG ATGATCGCCCAAAGCCCGCGCTGGTGGTGAGCAAGCCCGTCTCCCTGGAGCCCAGCAAGTCTGCGTCCCCgtcgcctccccctcccctcatcCCCGAGGTGGAGCCCGTGGTGCTCTCGGCCATGACGCTGGTGCCAATGGAGCCCCCCGTGGACGCGGACACTAAAGCGGAGCTGGGCGAGGCGCCGCCCGACCCACACAAGACGTTTAGCGCCATCACTACAGTGCCAGGGCCTGTGGAGCCCCTTGTGCCCGCGCCCGACATGGACACAGTGGCCGCGGAAGAGGAGGTTGCCATTCCCCTCGCGGAGCCCACCCCGCAGGCGCCTGTGCCCCCCGAGGTACCGCCGGTGCCCGTTGTTCCCCTGATGCCAGCCGTGCCCCCGGTGCCGGCCGCGCCGTCGCCGCCGCCCGTCGTACAGCAGGCCCCCGAAGCGCCCGCCAAacccgcctcccccagccccccgccaccccgggaAGAGCCCTGCCCCGAGCCCACGGCTGAGCCCGCCACTGAGGCCAACGGTGTCCTAGAGGAGGTGTCCGAGCCGGTCCCTGAGGTGCCTGTGTGCCAGCCGGTGTCGGTGCCTGCGCCAGTGCCCGTGCCCGCGCCCGCCCTGGACTCCCCCATCGCCCAGCCTGAAGAGCTGCCCCTGCCCAACGGGGTGGAAGGCACTGGCAAAGCGGAGCCGAGCGAGGAGCAGCCCGAGTCGGACGTCAGCCCCATCTCGGAGCCTGaggagccagcccagcctggcacccctgcctcccccccggcggaggaggaggaggaggagagcgaagGCCCCGGCGAGGCCCAGGAGCGGAGCTCAAGCCCGACCCCTGCCCCTTCGCAGACCTCGGAGGCGACCGCGCAAG tcGCCATGTCGGTGCCAAAGAAGAAGCGAAAGATGAAGGAGCTGAACAAGAAGGAGGCAGTAGGCGATTTGCTGGATGCCTTTAAAGAG TCTCAGATCAGTGACAGTGCCTCGGAGGTGGAGAACAAGCCCCCTGCGTCCACCCCTGCCCGCGAAGCGGAGGATGTGGCCCCCGCCCGTCCACAGGAAGAGTCGGAGGAGAcgtgggaggagaaggaggacaaGCTGGCCCCGGAGAAGGGCAAGGCTGCCGACCAGAAGTACCGCTACAAGGAAG AGCAATGGAAACCACTGAACCCCGAGGAGAAGAAGCGATACGACAGGGAGTTCCTGCTGGGCTTCCAGTTCATCTTTGCCAGCATGCAGAAACCCGAGGGGCTGCCCCAGATCACGGATGTGGTGCTGGACAAG CCGTGTGTACCTTCGCAGGCCAACAAGACCCCGCTGCGGGCGCTCGACCCCATCCGCCTCAGCGGCATGAACTGCAGCCCTGACTTCACCCCCTCCTTCGCCAATCTTGGCCGGCCCGTCATGGGCAACCGGGGCCTG CCCTCAGGGTTGGGTCCCCGCCGCTCCCAGCAGAGCCAGAGGAAGGAGCCACGAAAAATCATTGCCACTGTGTCCCTCAATGAGGATGTCAAGCTGAACAAGGCCGAGAAGGCCTGGAAACCCAGCAGCAAGCGTGCCTCTGAGGAGGAGGATCCTGAGAACATCAAGACGCAG GAACTGCTCCGCCGTGTCCGCAGCATCCTCAACAAGCTGACGCCCCAGATGTTCCAGCAGCTGATGAAGCAAGTGATGGAGTTATCCATCGACACGGAGGAGCGGCTCAAGGGTGTCATTGACCTCGTCTTCGAGAAGGCCATCTCGGAGCCAAACTTCTCTGTTGCCTATGCTAACATGTGCCGTTGCCTTATGGGG CTCAAAGTGCCCACAACAGACAAGCCCACGGTGACTGTGAACTTCCGCAAGCTGCTGCTCAACCGCTGCCAGAAGGAGTTTGAGAAGGACAAGGACGATGACGAGATCTTTGAGAAGCGGCAGAAGGAGATGGACGATGCCAGTGCT CCCGAGGAGAAGGCGCGCATGAAGGACGAGCTGGAGGAGGCGCGGGACAAGGCCCGCCGGCGATCCCTAGGCAACATCAAGTTCATTGGAGAGCTCTTCAAACTGAAGATGTTGACGGAGGCCATCATGCACGACTGCGTGGTGAAGCTGCTCAAAAACCACGATGAGGAGTCTCTTGAGTGCCTTTGCCGCCTGCTTACCACCATTGGCAAGGACTTGGACTTTGAGAAGGCCAAG CCCAGGATGGACCAGTACTTTAATCAGATGGAGAAGATCATCAAAGAGAAGAAGACATCATCCCGAATCCGTTTCATGCTTCAGGATGTGATTGATCTCAGACGG AATAGCTGGGTGCCGCGGCGAGGAGACCAAGGCCCCAAAACCATCGACCAGATCCACAAGGAAGCAGAGATGGAGGAGCATCGGGAACATATCAAAGTGCAGCAGCTCATGTCGAAGGACAAGAGGAGAGGACCCCCTGGGCCATCCTCCAGCG GTGGGCGTGGAAGCCTGGTGGCAGACGATGGCTGGAACACAGTGCCCATCAGCAAGGGCAACCGACCCATTGACACCAGCCGGCTAACGAAGATCACCAAG CCTGGATCCATCGACTCCAACAACCAGCTCTTTGCGCCAGGCGGGCGGCTGAGCTGGGGCAAAGGCAGCAGCGGAGGGTCTGGTGCGAAGCCTGCAGATTCAG CATCTGATTCAGGGCGACCAGCCACGAGCACCTTGAACCGCTTCTCAGCGCTCCAGCAGTCGACCCCTGCCGAGGGCTCAGAGTCCCGGCGCGTGGTGCAGAG gagcagctccagccgcGACAGGTTAGAGAAGGCTGGGGATAGAGGGGACCGGGAGTCGCGTTCGGAGAAGGGCAGCGACCGCCTGGAGCGTCCCGaccggggggagcgggcagacaGGAACAGGTCTGCCCTCACCAAGAGGAGCTTCAGCAAAGAGACGGAGGACAGGAGCCGAGAACGGGAGAAGCAGGGCGGCCCCGAGGCCGTGCGCAAGGCTGCTAGCATGACGGAGGAACGGGACAGGAGCCGGGAGACCG TTAAGCAAGagccagcacctcctgcagcatcccccaaGCCCGCGCTGTcagaagaggagctggagaagaaatcCAAGGCGATCATAGAGGAATACTTGCACATCAATGACATGAag GAGGCCCTGCAGTGCGtgcaggagctgggcagccccTCCTCGCTCTACATCTTCGTGCAGAATGGCATCGAGTCCACGCTGGAGAGGAGCACCATCTCCCGCGAGCACATGGGTGTCCTGCTGTGCCAGCTGGTGAAGGCGGGCACGCTCTCCAAGGAGCAGTACTACAAAGG gctgCGGGAGATCCTGGAGGTCGCAGAAGACATGGAGATCGACATCCCGCACATCTGGCTGTACCTGGCCGAGCTCATCACCCCCATGCTGCAAGAGGAAGGCATCCCCATGGAGGAGCTGTTCAG GGAGATAACGAAGCCCCTGGTGCCCATTGGGAAGGCCACTACGCTGCTGGTCGAGGTGCTGGGCTTGTTGTGCAAGGGCATG agccagaaGACCGCGGGCAAGCTGTGGCGGGACGGAGGCCTGAGCTGGAAGGAATTCCTGCCCGAGGACCAGGATGTCAATAAATTTGTCACAGAGCAG aAATTGGAGTACACGATGGGGGACAGCTCGGACACGCCGAGCCGCAAGGAGCTGACCTCGGAGGAACTGTGCAAGCAAATAGACAAACTGCTGAAGGAGAACCCCAACAACCAAAGAATATACGACTGGATCGAG gctAACCTGAGCGAGCAGCAGGTCTCATCCAACACGTTTATCAGGGCCCTGATGACGTCCGTGTGCCACTCAGCCATCGTTT TTGAGAACCCCTACCGCGTGGACGCCCTGGTCATCCGCAACCAAGCCAAGCTGCTCCAGAAGTACCTGCGGGACGAGCAGAAGGAGCTCCAGGCGCTCTACGCCCTGCAAGCCTTGGTGGTGAAGTTGGACCAGCCTCCCA ACCTGCTGCGGATGTTCTTTGACGCCCTTTACGACGAGGACGTCATCAAGGAGGAGGCTTTCTACAAGTGGGAGTCCAGCAAGGACCCGGCGGAGCAGCAGGGCAAAGGGGTGGCTCTCAAATCGGTGACGGCCTTTTTCACCTGGCTCCGGGAAGCCGAGGATGAGTCGGACAACAACTGA